The Syngnathoides biaculeatus isolate LvHL_M chromosome 1, ASM1980259v1, whole genome shotgun sequence region CATCCATCTTACCATTTTGAATGAGGGCCTGAGAGCAGGAGAACCTGCCGTGGGTAGCTGCCATATGGAGGGGAGTCTTTCCATCCTTACTCTGCAAAGATGGACAATGGCATTTGTGTATGTAAATATGAAAGCTCGATCCAGTCAATCAGTTTTGCAGTACAAGTAGAGGTTCATTGACACTGGTTCATCTTTTACTGCAGGGTTGTGGAAAACTGAGCTATCTGTGAATATCACCCGCAAAAACAGGATATTCCAAGTAGCCAGGAGCATCGGGGAGCCATTCGTCTCCCCCAGCATGTCCCATATGGTTGTGGATCTTGAGGCTCCATGTGTCCTCGTATCACTTTCCAACAGTCCTTCAAATGTATCTTTTTCCCGTTGCTACTGAAGCGCAAACATACATCCAAAGGTGCTTGGAGACACAATCTCCATGGGAACTTACCATCCTCTTAAAAAGGTTTATAGTAGTAAAGTGTGCACTATATGATTGTATAATAACAACATTGCACCCACCCGCATGTTAATGTGTGCTCCGTGGGCCAACAGTAGCTCTTGGCACAACGCCCCTTGCCGTGAGGAGGATGCAAAGTGGAGGGCAGAGAACCCCCTCTCATTGACCTACAAGAAGTGAACACACCGCAGAATTGAAAACGTATATTCAGCAGGTTTAATTATGAACACACATGCCCGCGCGCAAACCTGGTTGACACTAGCCCCGGCCTTGACGAGCTCACTGACCACCACATCCTGGCCATTATAACACGCCAAATGGAGTGGCGTGTTACCATAGGCATTCACCACATTCACctaagaaaaacacatttgacttATTTGAATATCTTTTCATCATCGTTGTGAGGTGTGAACCATTGCAACTGCTGACCTGGACCCCTAAGCCCAGCAGGTAGTGTACGGTACTACTCATCCCGCTGGAGGCAGCTGCATGCAGAGGGGTATAAGCCTTCTTGTCCTTACAGTCCACCTCTGCGCCACTGCTCACCAGTAACTTAACTACCTCCAGATGACCTGGAACCGAGGTGTAAAACATAATGAGATTATTGGCCACATTATGTTGACGTGTTTTTTGTAGTATTCATTACACCATAAGTACAAAAGTAGGGAGTGGAGGTTGGCACACTTTTGTACTTAAGGACCACACTGGATTTTTAAAACTGACAGAGAGGCCAGGTTATATAGATAAGTTTAAAAAGTAGTTAAAATATTTATCTAAGTAATAAATACTATATTATATGCAGAatctattttacattttcattttatgcatTAAATAACACAACATACCATTTATATTTGATTAATCACATAATAAATGTATGATATATAACTGATTTTATTATGTACATACCAATTGTGTATACGTAATCAAAACtgaatacatatattttaactAAGCAattttaggaagaaaaaaaagctaaattaatGAAACAAATAATACAGGGCTCTTGATACGATAGTGGTCCTGATTAAATGCTGGAGCAGGCCATACTTGAGTCCTGGTGGCCCATACGTCGTTTATTCCAGGTATAGCAGAATGATCCCAAAGATACATAATTATAATTCCAAGTACACACTCGGGGATACAATCCCTAGGTGCCCAAGACAATGGATTTATGGTGTGCAATGAGATACTTGAGCCATCAGGTGTGCAAGCCAATCAAAGGAGTAAAGCTAAGGAATATTTCTTTATCatttgttcttgttttattAATGCAAATATATACTGCAATTACGACTTTACTATTGCATAAAAATACAGGTTACTGATAGACATTTTCTGGATTGTATTAGTAGTATATAGGAACAGAACACATTTGTAAACTGAGGACCTCAACAGGATGTGTTATGGGGTAGAGACCCATTTTCTAATCTTACCCATGTAGGCAGCCCAGTGGATGGCCCTCCTATCCTTCTTGTCAAACGCATTGATGTTAGCTCCTCTGGACAGGAGCAACTTTACCATCTGCAACCCAAAAGTAAACAAATATACATTACTGTCCACATAGGGTAATCCTCTAATACCATTTGCGAGACCAACCTCTGTGTGTCCGCTGAAGGCAGCGTGGTGCAGAGCGGTGCGTCCTGCCCGGTCAGACACGTTGACATTGCTAAGCAGCGGCACCAGTGCCTCAGCACAACGCACAGCCTTGTTACTCGCCGCTACATGGAGTGGCGTCTGCCAGTTCTTGTCCCTGGCGTTGACGTCGGCGCTGTGCTTCAACAGCACGGCCACGGCATCCTGAACAAACAGGGATCAAACTAAAATTGCAAACTCAGacatgatcatttccaatttcaactgatattagtagaacatgatataaaacagtactTAAaagttttcatcaataaaaattcttgatctgacaaaatttatctgaataaaagttaaatgcactggcctgtcaaggaatataCATGAACATTCTATACCCACAatgtaatgaagatgctgaaattTTACTTCAACAAAATCGGCCTTAGTGGCAACAAcgtagcgatacattggaacaaacattcctgtcggcaatcgtgatgtactGTTGtgggagagaggggggggggacgcatcaggggactgccgtaaataggaggccagcttgctagaacgcgcctttatgtgccaCACctcctgaatcaagcgatgaggtggatgatagtctaacgacttttttttgggggggggcactccgtcacactgcctcgcgatcgaaaCAATGAGCAcctctggtgtaactgaatttcctttgacatggctcattatgttgatgactttcgacgtaaatgcactcgcagtacgtgaagcagctctaaacatgcgctttcggcctaacttccgtacatgcccagtacggttaacttgcatttcctgtttccgggtcaatactggttgttttggagcaggcttgtttaaggttaccctaaccctaacaacttttatgaaataaacacataaattaatgtcaatagtacacaaaataagcaacgtctttcaatatctattttttctactcgtaacaaattttacgtgtgtgatttttcgtgctcgactgtacaGATTTGCGCGTATGGAGGCGCTTGAGCGCAGTcccgctcgtcaaatgtgagtgactgcaaaaatttatagaaaatactgtaaatggttGTGTCTATGTGTTATTATGTCCCTTTCAGAGACATCACCTGGTAGGGTGGCACGTGATGGCGAGTCTGCATGTGAGTGTCGGGGCGTGAGCTATGGCCAACAGTAGCTCCTGCGCGAGTGTGCTCGTTCTGTTATACTTTTATTCCGACGTTCATCAAATGGCTGAGAAGGGAATCAACAACTGTGCCTCTCTTTTCAGACGAAGATattgctgaaaataagtatactgtaaaaatttacaaaaatgttgcTATAATCTTGGTTTTTCCACAATATTGGGGGGATTTTCGCATTAGAAGACTGACAGACGagattctttcaaaaaaaacaaatctgctgTGATATGTGGGGGACACAATCATGACGTTTTGGGAGAGTCCAACTGAGTGTGTGTTTATGAAATTGTTACCTCACTGCATGAAGCCACAGCACGGTGAAGAGGAGTCAACCACTTGTTATCTTTGGCATTAACTCTGGCTCCTTGGAAGAAAATAGCAGATGGAAGATGAACATCAACACAGAATTGAAAGTGCCTTCATGATAACTAAAtgatttgaatgttttaaaaaaattgaaagccaCACCGATCTAGCTGAAAGATTTCTTTATTCATGACTGACAAGTAGGAGGAGTCTTTTGAGCCAATAGTGCCTGGAGGATTTAAAACTCCCTTGATCCTCATTGACATGACTTTGGGGGTTAAAATAGCCAACAAACTGCACCTGTTACTTGCTCTTCCCAATATTGAGGAAGAGGGCAGCACACGTAGGCGTAGGCAcgtgtgcacgcacacacaccctgTATAGTATTGCTGGTGGTGACCCCCCGTGTCCATCTGATTTACAGAAAGCCAAGAAGGTACACATAGACTGTCCCAGATGATTTAGGAATCGCTAGCAGCCTCACCAGTTGCCACTGGCCTAGTGAGATCATGTCACAAGGCAATGAGTAGACATAGCACTGGAGCATGTGACcgtaaaagatgaaaaacaggACATTCCCCAGAAGAGATCAGTTAAATATTAAATTGAGTGTCTTAATCCCAATTTCATGGATAATGTCAGCATGGCATCTGAAGCTCTCAAGATCCAATGACAGAATGAGACTGTTGCTTTCTTTACCTGAGAGAATGAGTAGTTCAATGATCTCAGTGTCGCCCAGGTAAGCTGCAGCATGTAGCGGTGTCCGCTTTTCAGTATCCTGTTACACAAGCCACAaattttctatatatatatatatatatataggaattgtacctttttttttcgttgacATGATGGCTGGAGAATTATATTGGTTCACTGTGAGGGGgttgtttttgtattattattattattattattttgacaatAAGGTAGCTaaatcattagaaaaacaaTATGATGTAGTGCAGTTCTTCACCAGTGGTTGCAAGATTACATGTATCAGATCTTTTCAGACTGCGCAGGTGTCCCTAATGTTTCATCTTGAGCCTAAAATGAAGTATGGCCCGGAAAGGCCACCGTACAACCTCTCAATTCACAAAGAGTCTTTGCTCCCATCCATCACTGCACCCTGTCACAGCACCCCCGCTGCGTGTTTCAGTGTAGCAGAGGGCAATCAGCAAAGTGGGGCTGTAAACAAGTGTTATGTGACTGCAAAGGGAGTGAGCCAGTGTTGCTGACTCCAGGAAGAGACAGTGTGATGACCCTAGCAATACTGACCGACcatcacagagacaacaaagcTTAGAGCAGAATTGGCTGGATAATATATCCCGGAACAGAGTGTTCGACAAAGGAATGAGATGAGGTGAAGGTTGTGTCCTAAAACTAGAGATTGCGGTGCTTCTGTGTCTTCGGTCTTCAGGGTTGCCAAAAGGAGCTCTCAGGCAGTCAAGTGATTAAATTGATTCTCCTTGGTTTGTTAAGATGGTATGTCGTGTGACAATTCTTACAAACTCAACATAGAGCTAGCTTGTTGAAAACAGAAGAGCTAACGAAACAAGCAGAGAATGTACTGCTTGATTTACCTGAATATTGACATCCTCTTTCTTGAATATGAGGGAGCGAACTTCCTCCGGATCCACATTGAAGATGGCTCTGAGCAAGGACGGCTGCAACAAGAATAATACTCATTATGTTATTACCATCCAAGACTATTCTCGGAGGGCATTATGCAAGTGGTGTCTGCATCTGACTACCACATAAAATTCCAGGTGGTAGGTCACAAATGGTTGTGCATGCCAGATTTGTTGATGACAGAGAAGCAGCTGCAGCACGCTGAACAAAACGTAAACCTGACAGGTTGAAGCTGTGCTCTGTGGCCACACGGCGCGAGGTCAACGTAACTTCACAATGCAGTCTTCTACATTTATAGTTATGAATTGGTTGACAAAAAGTGATGTCAAAGTCCTCAAAGGCAGAGCTGAACATTTGTCTTCTAATAAGAGAGGAAGACAAATCTTCTTCTTGTACGAGTACTAACAATGTGATTTACCGCATTAATGCATTCCCTCGAATAATGCCTTGCACATTAATATAGACAGCAGACTGATAAATCCAAAAGTATGTCCAATTAAACTTAAAAACCTCACCCCAAATAGATGCAACCTGTGTTCAGTTTAGGAGGACTAGGCGCTTAACAAAACACACACTACAAAAGCATACAtgacatctgtaaagctgaattTCAGTGTGAAGTTAAGTGCTGATGTATAGAGATCAGAACATCCGGAGCAACACCTGCTAACTAGGCGAACTAGACCCAGGACCGGTCGCTGTTACCTACACAGGGCAGATAGAAAAACAGACAAccactcactcacattcacgtcaCTGTCAGAAGGAATTGAACCCATGCTGCCGCCTGCCTGTACCAAAGTCAGCCGACGATGGATCACTACACTGTCTGTGACTGTAAAGATATTTATTGGAAAATATTAGACTGTAGCATAAATATCCATCAATtaataccgcttatcctcacgattgtATTagaacaaccatttttttttttttttttttttttcataaaaatggtTGATTAAGAATAAAGGCCTCCTCTCAAATAAATGCCTGGGTACTCTCTGCCGTGGAACAAATAATACTCCAAAACTACTGATAACTATTTTTTACAAAGATCTTTTGGGGAATACTTTCAAATGTGACAATTTCAGAATCAAAACAGTGATGACAGGACTTTTTAGATATCTTTTAGTTATCCACTACAAAAAACTTCACCATTCACCACTTCAGCATCACAGTCTTTTTAATAAAGTACTGCTTAGATAGTGTACTTTAAACAGTACTTTTGTGTGCTCTGATTTTGCTGAGAATGGCACTTGATGAGACGGCCTGTCAATCTGAAAAAGGTCTGAAGAGGCTTCCAAAAACCCTCATTTACAGTCTTCCAAGTACTGTATTGTCAACAACATACTTATACACTCTCTTATCGTCTGGGAATCCTGGCTTCTTAAATCGACATTTTTCCCAATACAACTCTGACTCTGTCCCGGCTAAAAATAAGCGAGGCATGTTGACGACTTGCAAGCTAGTTAAAATGATAACAAGTGTAACAACGCCAGTTGTGTGGTATATCCTGTGCATCCTCAGTACTGCTATGAAAGTACATACCTCAAAGTGCATTCCATCCGCATAGCAGTGTGTCAATGTTCGGTTTAGAACTACAATGGCTTTGGCTTTAGTGATAATCTCTACATACCAGAATTTGTCTCATTCATTAACCTGCTGCTAAAATTGGCTCGTACGGAAGTGCACTGTATTTTTATACAATAGACAGTGTGTCTACTTATGTAACTGATCTCACGTTTTAACATGGAGTCAGGTGTGACGGTGACACACAAGTGGACTCGAAAtttcaatgttttcattcaCAAATTCAGTCAGGAGCAGAACCAAAAAGATGAGGCCATCTCACCTTGTCCTCCAGGGCAGCAGCCCTTCTAGGGGCATGAGGAGATCGGCGGTCTGGGGTCGATTTGGcctgagggggtgggggtgaaaaGGAGGGCTCATCCTCTTCCACCTCCTCCAGCACCACGATACAAACACGACTAGCGCGCTCCGACCGCATCAGGAAGcagaaaacacaaatgaagcAGTGCCTCGCTTGCCAAAAAAACTCCCTGTTCCCTCTTACATATGTGCCCAATGGGGACCACAGGGGTCACTAACAAATCCCCCAATGACAGCCACTTCCTTGGAAACAACCAGTGCCATCTTGATGTAAAATCCAAGCACTCTTCCAGCTCTGCAGCACACCTCCTCTCCTCCTAGCTCTTTGCCGCTGTAAACAGAAGCAGCGGAGACGGCAGGGAATTCCTCTGCGTAATGGTGTCGGCAGGCAGCATGCGGCAGAATGACGGCGCTGCCTAGCGGCCAACACGAAGCTGCGGGTCCTCGTCCGCTGTTGTGCGAGCGTGCTCACAAAAGAGCGCCGGTGCATGTGCGGGTATGCATTGCGCCTTTCAGGCAGACTGCTGAAGCCAGCTCTTTCCAGAGAAGAGACCAAGGGGGGTGAGCGAGGCACTGACGAGGGAGTGTGCATGTACGTGTGTgttggtgttggggggggggggggggcagttacCTAGAGCTCCACAATAGCCATGAATCCTGAAGATAAATTGAGCAAAGGGTTGGAGGTCAGTTACACGTAATGCAAACAAGAAGGATGGTCCAAATTAATATTGACGGATTTGGCATTCTCAGTCCAAGTTCTCTGTGAGAAGCGTGAGAGAAGATCGTACCGGTAATTAGCACAAATCGACAGAGCAGTCGATGAATCCCTGataaatgcatcttttttggTGTATTATCAGTGGCATTGCTTCAAAAGGCTCCTCATTATGAAAGTGGAACAAACAGGCTCTGTGAGAGACTGCGAGGGCAGCTAACAAGACCAGTCTGTGCGTGTCGTTGTCTCTGTGCGTCACACCGCCTCATATTCAACACACATCCTGAAAGGCGCAACGCTGCCAAGCCGCACAAGCCCATTAACTCAGAGCGAGCGTGGATGAGATCAACAGAACAGTCCCAAATTATGAGAGCAGTGGACTCACAGTTTGGCACGAACAAATACACGAAGAATCGAGACATAAAGAGCTGAAGCACATTAACAGTGACGATGAAGGCAATATTTCTACACATGAGGACAACCGTGGGAGTTCTGAGAAGGCATGTGTGACTGGTAGTATATGATGACCTCTACTCTGACTATGTGCCAACATGCATCGTGGGTAACGTGATCCGATCTGGGATTCCTCAAAGGCCAGCATGCTGCGCAATGATGAAGACATGGATGTACTGTATAGGACTAGAGCTGCAATGTTAGAATATTTTTATTAGTGCTTATACTACCAAAtaatcaaattaaaacaaaatttctTGTGCAATATCGAACATCAAAAAGTAAAAGTGAGGTGTAGTTATTTGCTGTCCACGTGCAGCCTCCCAATCTGCCTTTCTGAGTACTGTTGCGTGACTGCGGGTCAGCTGTGTCCAAGCAGCTCGTGTATAAATGTGCTTATTTTGTTACCGTTTACGCaatacacactctctctctctatttcaACATGAAGCAGTATGTGAGTCTCCATTAAGAGTCAGCGTGGACAAACGATCACTGCGAAGATTCCAGGCAGAGACAAAACTTGGAGGTGTTTTGTGATTGAATTATTTGATTAACAATGGTTACTTTCAGCCCTATTTGACTTTTGAAGACAGTAGAGAAAGGTATCAGAAACTGTCCGGGGGAGGAACTTTGGGACCACCTACtctccaaataaaaaaataaaaaaaaaaaactgcagtagTCTATTACTCATCAATGTACGCTGGCACTTGGAACAAACTTATAGTAAAAACAGTCAATTTAATCAAAAACTTGGCCAGAACCACAGGACTGGTCCCTT contains the following coding sequences:
- the LOC133496205 gene encoding serine/threonine-protein phosphatase 6 regulatory ankyrin repeat subunit A isoform X1; the protein is MAVMKIQDQPSLLRAIFNVDPEEVRSLIFKKEDVNIQDTEKRTPLHAAAYLGDTEIIELLILSGARVNAKDNKWLTPLHRAVASCSEDAVAVLLKHSADVNARDKNWQTPLHVAASNKAVRCAEALVPLLSNVNVSDRAGRTALHHAAFSGHTEMVKLLLSRGANINAFDKKDRRAIHWAAYMGHLEVVKLLVSSGAEVDCKDKKAYTPLHAAASSGMSSTVHYLLGLGVQVNVVNAYGNTPLHLACYNGQDVVVSELVKAGASVNQVNERGFSALHFASSSRQGALCQELLLAHGAHINMRSKDGKTPLHMAATHGRFSCSQALIQNGAEIDCADRDRNAALHIAARYGHELIITALVKHRACITKRGIHGMFPLHLAALTGFPDCCRKLLSSGFDIDTPDDYGRTCLHAAAAGGNLECLNLLLNIGADFNKKDNYGRTPLHYASANCNYHCVFALVGSGASVNELDQRGCGPLHYAAAADTDGKCVEYLLRNNAEPGVRDQQGYSAVHYASAYGRTLSLELMASKSPLDVVRMLYKVR